A window of the Molothrus ater isolate BHLD 08-10-18 breed brown headed cowbird chromosome 16, BPBGC_Mater_1.1, whole genome shotgun sequence genome harbors these coding sequences:
- the GDE1 gene encoding glycerophosphodiester phosphodiesterase 1 isoform X1: MLCHGEGLLSSLTALMALALALSRSPALACLLPAGLYLALHLLALEPAAPQSAQRVLRPRGAAARIAHRGGAHDAPENTLGAIRQAAENGATGVELDLEFSADGVPILMHDDTVERTTDGAGRLQDLTFEEIRKLNPAAKHRLRSQFQDEKVPTLREAVVESMHHNLTIYFDVKGHANQAVDTLKQLYQEFPQLYNSSIVCSFMPDVVYKMRQADRNVVTALTHRPWQLSHLGDGTPRFSSSWKHFLYMVMDVILDWSLHSFLWRLCGVSAFLIQKNFVSQDYVRHWSSRGIRVVAWTVNTFAEKSYYESVLDCSYITDSLLEDCDPHY, from the exons atGCTGTGCCACGGCGAGGGCCTGCTGAGCTCCCTGACGGCTCTGATGGCGCTGGCGCTGGCGCTGAGCCGCAGCCCGGCGCTGGCCTGCCTGCTGCCGGCCGGGCTCTACCTAGCGCTGCACCTCTTGGCCCTGGAGCCCGCGGCGCCCCAGAGCGCGCAGCGCGTCCTGCGGccccgcggcgccgccgcccgcaTCGCGCACCGCGGCGGAGCGCACGACGCGCCCGAGAACACGCTGGGGGCCATCCGACAG gcagcTGAGAATGGAGCAACAGGTGTGGAGCTGGATCTTGAATTCAGTGCAGATGGTGTCCCCATTCTCATGCACGATGACACAGTTGAAAGGACAACTGATGGGGCTGGGAGACTGCAGGACCTGACTTTTGAGGAAATCAGGAAGCTGAATCCAGCTGCAAAACACAGGCTACG GAGCCAATTCCAGGATGAAAAGGTGCCAACTCTGAGGGAAGCTGTTGTGGAGTCCATGCATCACAATCTTACAATCTACTTCGATGTCAAAGGCCATGCAAACCAG GCAGTTGATACCCTGAAACAACTCTACCAGGAATTTCCACAGTTGTATAACAGCAGCATTGTCTGTTCTTTCATGCCAGATGTTGTTTATAAG ATGAGACAAGCTGACAGAAATGTTGTGACAGCACTGACCCACAGGCCCTGGCAGCTGAGTCACCTGGGAGATGGGACACCCCGATTCAGTTCCTCCTGGAAGCATTTCTTGTACATGGTGATGGATGTCATTCTGGACTGGAGCCTGCACAGTTTCTTGTGGAGATTGTGTGGGGTTTCAGCTTTCCTCATACAGAAGAATTTTGTTTCTCA GGACTATGTGAGGCACTGGTCTTCCAGAGGAATTCGAGTGGTGGCCTGGACAGTGAACACATTTGCAGAGAAAAGCTACTACGAGAGTGTCCTTGACTGCAGCTACATCACCGACAGCTTGCTGGAGGACTGTGACCCCCACTACTga
- the GDE1 gene encoding glycerophosphodiester phosphodiesterase 1 isoform X2 — MHDDTVERTTDGAGRLQDLTFEEIRKLNPAAKHRLRSQFQDEKVPTLREAVVESMHHNLTIYFDVKGHANQAVDTLKQLYQEFPQLYNSSIVCSFMPDVVYKMRQADRNVVTALTHRPWQLSHLGDGTPRFSSSWKHFLYMVMDVILDWSLHSFLWRLCGVSAFLIQKNFVSQDYVRHWSSRGIRVVAWTVNTFAEKSYYESVLDCSYITDSLLEDCDPHY, encoded by the exons ATGCACGATGACACAGTTGAAAGGACAACTGATGGGGCTGGGAGACTGCAGGACCTGACTTTTGAGGAAATCAGGAAGCTGAATCCAGCTGCAAAACACAGGCTACG GAGCCAATTCCAGGATGAAAAGGTGCCAACTCTGAGGGAAGCTGTTGTGGAGTCCATGCATCACAATCTTACAATCTACTTCGATGTCAAAGGCCATGCAAACCAG GCAGTTGATACCCTGAAACAACTCTACCAGGAATTTCCACAGTTGTATAACAGCAGCATTGTCTGTTCTTTCATGCCAGATGTTGTTTATAAG ATGAGACAAGCTGACAGAAATGTTGTGACAGCACTGACCCACAGGCCCTGGCAGCTGAGTCACCTGGGAGATGGGACACCCCGATTCAGTTCCTCCTGGAAGCATTTCTTGTACATGGTGATGGATGTCATTCTGGACTGGAGCCTGCACAGTTTCTTGTGGAGATTGTGTGGGGTTTCAGCTTTCCTCATACAGAAGAATTTTGTTTCTCA GGACTATGTGAGGCACTGGTCTTCCAGAGGAATTCGAGTGGTGGCCTGGACAGTGAACACATTTGCAGAGAAAAGCTACTACGAGAGTGTCCTTGACTGCAGCTACATCACCGACAGCTTGCTGGAGGACTGTGACCCCCACTACTga
- the TMC5 gene encoding transmembrane channel-like protein 5 translates to MSYHYNEAFENPDYHFSETLEIDRRGSSQRNPFSHPTPYDSSQSDYYGEHRGREQNYPVAIPMVSLGPGSDYSQDLPSPSPYGNFSDNLTFEPEPELTYTPLSTSHMLDYPYTHGISSGSEDSFIRRRNRRPPDEIFMTSSSMLETDPVCKEEEDLVGSLASMSSNERVKAIQKMPKTMRQKREIRNKVLKEITKKSRHRGAQCTQGVAVSFQRFGNTLSECFQQLQPWHKTLKIIGAEFGTSVLSYFVFLKWLLNLNIFSFLINFGFITIPQFLAAEPNNLSFTGLELLTGAGYFQQTVLYYGFYTNATISKVENGPSYNMQLAYIFTVGIYFVISFLILLFSMARFFSRNFVKLTKAFSVNASKLLCTWDFNITNEKAVKLQQKNLLTQIKEDLTEVNKEVLNFSVKERVGRIATHLLAWVVSLATAVAASTGVYFLSINNLELFMKGYSNDLQRQTAMLVLPVIVSLLNTLIPFFFSWLGHLEKFQTPGQHIYVTIIRNTILKMSIVGILCYYWLNIVATSESQCWETLVGQDIYRLVLVDFIFCLLGSFFGEFLRRIIGTTVCVSLELPEFDIGRNVLDLIYAQTLTWIGILFSPLLPGIQMIAFLIVFFVKKVSLMRNCQPPRKVWRTAQMTTSFIFLLFCPSFLGVLSVIGVTVWRLKPSEECGPFRGLPSMYASVDEWIQILESYTVSKWVVWIYHNLISSELFFFIISTVVLIVIYLYWQIIQARKTMTKLLRNQILNAGKDKMFLLKKLRTEQRAKRSSSARGGRGQQRSFSSYHPSMQPAQEVPCYAERAFDRNQNTSYNEHPFSVEISSNSDFPPGGEPSPSRAVALALRARAAALGEDSDGSEGFQP, encoded by the exons ATGTCTTATCATTACAATGAAGCCTTTGAAAATCCAGACTACCACTTCTCAGAGACGTTGGAAATTGATAGAAG GGGGAGCTCTCAAAGGAATCCATTCTCTCACCCAACTCCTTATGATTCATCTCAGTCTGATTACTATGGAgagcacagagggagggagcagaactACCCTGTGGCCATCCCAATGGTTTCCCTGGGACCTGGCTCTGACTACAGCCAGGATTTACCCAGCCCAAGTCCATATGGAAATTTCTCAG ACAATCTTACCTTTGAGCCTGAGCCAGAACTGACTTACACCCCACTTTCTACCTCCCATATGCTGGATTATCCCTACACTCATGGAATTTCCAGTGGATCAGAGG ACAGCTTCATTCGGAGACGCAACCGAAGACCACCCGATGAGATCTTCATGACTTCTTCCAGCATGCTTGAAACAGACCCAGTGTGCAAGGAAG AGGAAGATTTAGTTGGAAGTCTTGCAAGTATGTCCAGCAACGAAAGGGTTAAAGCAATCCAGAAGATGCCAAAGACCATGAGACAAAAGAGAGAGATcag AAACAAGGTTCTGAAAGAAATAACCAAAAAATCAAGGCATCGTGGTGCTCAGTGTACACAGGGAGTAGCAGTG TCATTTCAGAGATTTGGAAATACCCTTTCAGAATGTTTTCAACAACTGCAGCCATGGCACAAGACTCTGAAGATCATTGGTGCTGAGTTTGGAACAAGTGTTCTTTCttactttgttttcttgaaGTGGCTGCTAAATTTGAACATCTTCTCATTCCTCATAAACTTTGGTTTCATCACAATTCCTCAGTTTCTTGCAGCAGAACCAAATAACCTTTCATTCAcgggcctggagctgctcactgGAGCT GGTTATTTTCAACAAACAGTGCTCTACTATGGCTTTTACACCAATGCTACAATCAGTAAAGTGGAGAATGGTCCATCTTACAACATGCAGCTGGCCTATATTTTCACTGTTGGAATATATTTTGTCATCAGTTTTCTTATCTTGTTGTTCAG CATGGCAAGATTCTTCTCCAGGAACTTTGTTAAGTTAACAAAGGCATTCTCTGTGAATGCCAGCAAGCTGCTCTGTACTTGGGACTTCAATATAACCAATGAAAAAGCTGTAAAGCTGCAACAAAAGAATCTCCTCACACAAATAAAG GAAGATCTCACTGAAGTAAACAAAGAAGTTCTAAATTTTTCTGTGAAGGAGAGAGTTGGTCGTATTGCTACTCATCTCCTTGCTTGGGTTGTTTCCCTGGCAACAGCAGTAGCTGCTTCTACTGGTGTTTACTTCCTCTCCATTAATAACCTCGAG CTGTTTATGAAAGGGTATAGCAATGATCTACAGAGACAAACTGCCATGTTGGTGCTACCTGTGATTGTATCTCTCCTCAACACATTGATCCCATTCTTCTTCTCCTGGCTCGGGCACCTGGAGAAGTTTCAGACTCCTGGACAGCACATATATGTCACTATTATCAG AAATACCATCCTGAAAATGTCAATTGTTGGAATACTGTGCTACTACTGGCTGAACATCGTGGCTACCTCAGAGTCACAG TGCTGGGAAACTTTGGTTGGCCAAGATATCTATCGTCTTGTTCTAGTTGACttcatattttgtttgcttggctCTTTCTTTGGAGAGTTTTTACGAAG aattATTGGAACTACAGTCTGTGtgagcctggagctgccagaaTTTGATATTGGACGAAATGTTTTAGATTTGATCTATGCACAGACTTTGACCTG GATTGGTATCCTGTTCTCACCTCTGTTGCCTGGTATCCAGATGATAGCATTTCTTATagtattttttgtgaaaaag GTCAGTCTGATGAGGAATTGCCAGCCCCCTCGCAAAGTCTGGAGAACTGCTCAAATGACCACatccttcattttcctgctcttttgtccttccttccttggaGTCCTGTCTGTCATTGGAGTCACTGTCTGGAG GTTAAAACCTTCAGAAGAATGTGGTCCTTTCAGAGGTTTGCCTTCCATGTATGCTTCAGTGGATGAGTGGATACAGATACTGGAAAGCTACACTGTCTCAAAATGGGTAGTGTGGATCTACCACAATTTAATTTCAAGTgaacttttcttcttcatcatctCTACTGTTGTACT aaTTGTTATTTATCTTTACTGGCAAATAATACAAGCAAGAAAGACCATGACCAAACTCTTACGTAACcaaattttaaat GCAGGAAAAGATAAGATGTTTCTACTCAAAAAGCTACGAACAGAGCAAAGGGCAAAGAGAAGCTCGTCTGCCCGGGGAGGAAGAGGCCAGCAG AGAAGCTTCTCTTCATACCACCCATCCATGCAACCTGCCCAGGAGGTGCCATGCTACGCAGAAAGGGCATTTGACAGAAACCAAAACACATCCTACAATGAG catcCCTTTTCTGTTGAGATCTCAAGCAACAGTGACTTTCCACCAG GCGGCGAGCCCAGCCCGTCCCGCGCCGTGGCGCTCGCCCTGCGCGCCCGGGCAGCGGCGCTGGGCGAGGACAGCGATGGCAGCGAGGGATTCCAGCCCTAA